A part of Anabas testudineus chromosome 7, fAnaTes1.2, whole genome shotgun sequence genomic DNA contains:
- the srpk1a gene encoding SRSF protein kinase 1a isoform X1 gives MERKVLALQARKKRAKGKKTNKKQPANPRARQLPQQEASPQEPEEPEEILGSDDEEQEDPNDYCKGGYHHVKVGDLYNGKYHVIRKLGWGHFSTVWLAWDIQVKRFVAMKVVKSAEHYTETAVDEIKLLRSVRNSDPNDPNREMVVQLLDDFKISGVNGTHVCMVFEVLGHHLLKWIIKSNYQGLPLPCVKSIIRQVLQGLDYLHTKCQIIHTDIKPENILMSVDEPYVRKLAAEATEWQKAGAPPPSGSAISTAPAPKATGKMSKNKKKKLKKKQKRQAELLEKCIMDLEKMEKTTETREEEDDDEDPQSPKGRVCAPLRQVSLQELGNEETAEGDVHADFMKEGPDGLSEVSCNGHIEEEQRQSQWRDEDQHNGNAEPTETYASQEQQYKESPVHFMCNGVDSSNVHELDTVTEIRGAHSIGVTERYLPPGLEDGELEQSILQEEGEEEEDGPECHYRNQESNGKLTAGSLLVNPLEPLNADKIKVKIADLGNACWVQKHFTEDIQTRQYRSLEVLIGSGYSTPADIWSTACMAFELATGDYLFEPHSGEDYSRDEDHLALMIELLGKIPRHYALSGKYSQDFFTRRGDLKHITKLKPWGLLEVLIDKYEWPREEADCFSDFLLPMLELIPEKRATAAECLRHPWLAL, from the exons ATGGAGAGGAAAG TTCTGGCACTCCAGGCGAGGAAGAAGAGGGCGAAAGGAAAGAAGACCAACAAAAA GCAGCCAGCCAATCCCAGAGCTCGACAGCTGCCCCAGCAGGAAGCCTCGCCTCAGGAACCAGAGGAACCTGAGGAGATTCTTGGCTCTGAtgatgaggagcaggaggacCCTAATGACTACTGCAAAG GTGGCTATCACCATGTGAAAGTAGGAGACCTTTACAACGGAAAATACCATGTAATACGAAAACTGGGCTGGGGACACTTCTCCACAGTGTGGCTCGCCTGGGACATCCA GGTAAAGAGGTTTGTTGCAATGAAGGTTGTGAAGAGTGCAGAGCACTACACGGAGACGGCAGTAGATGAGATCAAACTCCTCAGATCT GTAAGAAACTCAGACCCTAATGATCCCAACCGGGAGATGGTGGTCCAGCTGCTAGATGACTTCAAGATTTCTGGTGTCAATGGAACTC ATGTCTGCATGGTGTTTGAGGTGTTGGGGCATCATTTATTAAAGTGGATAATAAAGTCAAACTACCAGGGGCTGCCCCTTCCGTGTGTGAAGAGCATCATACGACAG GTACTCCAAGGGCTCGACTACCTGCACACAAAGTGTCAAATAATTCACACGGACATCAAGCCGGAGAATATCCTGATGAGTGTTGACGAACCTTATGTTCGGAAGCTTGCAGCAGAGGCCACAGAGTGGCAGAAGGCTGGGGCACCTCCTCCCTCTGGTTCAGCAA TAAGCACAGCACCTGCTCCGAAAGCG ACaggaaaaatgtcaaagaacaaaaagaagaaattaaaaaagaagcaaaagcGTCAAGCGGAGCTGTTGGAAAAGTGCATCATGGATctagagaaaatggaaaagaccacagagacacgagaggaggaagatgatgatgaggatcCACAGTCTCCAAAGGGAAGGGTGTGTGCTCCTCTCAGACAGGTGTCTCTTCAAGAGCTAGGAAATGAAGAAACCGCAG AGGGCGATGTACATGCAGATTTCATGAAGGAGGGACCAGATGGCCTGTCAGAGGTGAGCTGTAATGGCCACATAGAGGAGGAACAGAGGCAGTCCCAGTGGAGGGACGAAGACCAGCACAATGGCAACGCAGAGCCAACAGAGACGTATGCGAGTCAGGAGCAGCAATACAAGGAGTCCCCTGTCCACTTCATGTGCAACGGTGTAGACTCTTCAAATGTCCATGAGCTGGACACAGTGACTGAAATCAGGGGTGCTCACAGCATTGGAGTAACTGAGAGGTACCTTCCTCCTGGGCTGGAGGATGGAGAGCTGGAGCAAAGCATTTtgcaggaggaaggagaggaggaagaggatggacCTGAATGTCACTACAGAAACCAGGAAAGCAATG GCAAGCTAACAGCAGGATCCCTGCTAGTTAACCCCCTTGAGCCACTCAATGCAGACAAGATCAAGGTCAAGATTGCAGACTTAGGAAATGCCTGCTGGGTG CAAAAGCACTTTACAGAAGACATCCAGACGCGACAGTACCGATCCTTAGAGGTGCTTATTGGTTCTGGGTACAGCACGCCGGCTGATATATGGAGCACAGCCTGCATG GCCTTTGAGCTCGCCACAGGGGACTACTTGTTTGAACCACATTCTGGGGAAGATTATTCCAGGGATGAAG ACCACCTTGCTCTCATGATTGAACTGCTTGGTAAAATACCTCGTCACTATGCACTGAGTGGGAAATACTCACAGGATTTCTTCACCAGAAGAG GTGATTTGAAACACATCACCAAGCTGAAGCCGTGGGGCCTACTGGAGGTGCTGATTGACAAGTACGAGTGGCCCCGTGAAGAAGCCGACTGCTTCAGTGACTTCCTGCTTCCAATGCTGGAGCTGATCCCTGAGAAGAGAGCCACAGCTGCAGAGTGCTTGCGCCACCCCTGGCTCGCCCTCTAG
- the srpk1a gene encoding SRSF protein kinase 1a isoform X2, which translates to MERKVLALQARKKRAKGKKTNKKQPANPRARQLPQQEASPQEPEEPEEILGSDDEEQEDPNDYCKGGYHHVKVGDLYNGKYHVIRKLGWGHFSTVWLAWDIQVKRFVAMKVVKSAEHYTETAVDEIKLLRSVRNSDPNDPNREMVVQLLDDFKISGVNGTHVCMVFEVLGHHLLKWIIKSNYQGLPLPCVKSIIRQVLQGLDYLHTKCQIIHTDIKPENILMSVDEPYVRKLAAEATEWQKAGAPPPSGSAISTAPAPKATGKMSKNKKKKLKKKQKRQAELLEKCIMDLEKMEKTTETREEEDDDEDPQSPKGRVCAPLRQVSLQELGNEETAEGDVHADFMKEGPDGLSEVSCNGHIEEEQRQSQWRDEDQHNGNAEPTETYASQEQQYKESPVHFMCNGVDSSNVHELDTVTEIRGAHSIGVTERYLPPGLEDGELEQSILQEEGEEEEDGPECHYRNQESNGKLTAGSLLVNPLEPLNADKIKVKIADLGNACWVQKHFTEDIQTRQYRSLEVLIGSGYSTPADIWSTACMAFELATGDYLFEPHSGEDYSRDEDHIALIIELLGSVPRKLIMSGKYSKDFFTKKGDLKHITKLKPWGLLEVLIDKYEWPREEADCFSDFLLPMLELIPEKRATAAECLRHPWLAL; encoded by the exons ATGGAGAGGAAAG TTCTGGCACTCCAGGCGAGGAAGAAGAGGGCGAAAGGAAAGAAGACCAACAAAAA GCAGCCAGCCAATCCCAGAGCTCGACAGCTGCCCCAGCAGGAAGCCTCGCCTCAGGAACCAGAGGAACCTGAGGAGATTCTTGGCTCTGAtgatgaggagcaggaggacCCTAATGACTACTGCAAAG GTGGCTATCACCATGTGAAAGTAGGAGACCTTTACAACGGAAAATACCATGTAATACGAAAACTGGGCTGGGGACACTTCTCCACAGTGTGGCTCGCCTGGGACATCCA GGTAAAGAGGTTTGTTGCAATGAAGGTTGTGAAGAGTGCAGAGCACTACACGGAGACGGCAGTAGATGAGATCAAACTCCTCAGATCT GTAAGAAACTCAGACCCTAATGATCCCAACCGGGAGATGGTGGTCCAGCTGCTAGATGACTTCAAGATTTCTGGTGTCAATGGAACTC ATGTCTGCATGGTGTTTGAGGTGTTGGGGCATCATTTATTAAAGTGGATAATAAAGTCAAACTACCAGGGGCTGCCCCTTCCGTGTGTGAAGAGCATCATACGACAG GTACTCCAAGGGCTCGACTACCTGCACACAAAGTGTCAAATAATTCACACGGACATCAAGCCGGAGAATATCCTGATGAGTGTTGACGAACCTTATGTTCGGAAGCTTGCAGCAGAGGCCACAGAGTGGCAGAAGGCTGGGGCACCTCCTCCCTCTGGTTCAGCAA TAAGCACAGCACCTGCTCCGAAAGCG ACaggaaaaatgtcaaagaacaaaaagaagaaattaaaaaagaagcaaaagcGTCAAGCGGAGCTGTTGGAAAAGTGCATCATGGATctagagaaaatggaaaagaccacagagacacgagaggaggaagatgatgatgaggatcCACAGTCTCCAAAGGGAAGGGTGTGTGCTCCTCTCAGACAGGTGTCTCTTCAAGAGCTAGGAAATGAAGAAACCGCAG AGGGCGATGTACATGCAGATTTCATGAAGGAGGGACCAGATGGCCTGTCAGAGGTGAGCTGTAATGGCCACATAGAGGAGGAACAGAGGCAGTCCCAGTGGAGGGACGAAGACCAGCACAATGGCAACGCAGAGCCAACAGAGACGTATGCGAGTCAGGAGCAGCAATACAAGGAGTCCCCTGTCCACTTCATGTGCAACGGTGTAGACTCTTCAAATGTCCATGAGCTGGACACAGTGACTGAAATCAGGGGTGCTCACAGCATTGGAGTAACTGAGAGGTACCTTCCTCCTGGGCTGGAGGATGGAGAGCTGGAGCAAAGCATTTtgcaggaggaaggagaggaggaagaggatggacCTGAATGTCACTACAGAAACCAGGAAAGCAATG GCAAGCTAACAGCAGGATCCCTGCTAGTTAACCCCCTTGAGCCACTCAATGCAGACAAGATCAAGGTCAAGATTGCAGACTTAGGAAATGCCTGCTGGGTG CAAAAGCACTTTACAGAAGACATCCAGACGCGACAGTACCGATCCTTAGAGGTGCTTATTGGTTCTGGGTACAGCACGCCGGCTGATATATGGAGCACAGCCTGCATG GCCTTTGAGCTCGCCACAGGGGACTACTTGTTTGAACCACATTCTGGGGAAGATTATTCCAGGGATGAAG ACCATATAGCGCTGATCATTGAGCTGCTGGGGAGTGTCCCACGCAAACTCATAATGTCCGGCAAATATTCCAAGGATTTTTTCACCAAGAAAG GTGATTTGAAACACATCACCAAGCTGAAGCCGTGGGGCCTACTGGAGGTGCTGATTGACAAGTACGAGTGGCCCCGTGAAGAAGCCGACTGCTTCAGTGACTTCCTGCTTCCAATGCTGGAGCTGATCCCTGAGAAGAGAGCCACAGCTGCAGAGTGCTTGCGCCACCCCTGGCTCGCCCTCTAG